The Schistosoma haematobium chromosome 7, whole genome shotgun sequence genome contains a region encoding:
- the CFDP2_20 gene encoding Craniofacial development protein 2 (EggNog:ENOG410WGR1~COG:S), which yields MTLNSESRVPSEAMRPMPLLTTKATIFIGTWNVRTMWETGKTSQISMEMRRYNLAVLGISETHWTQAEQQRLNTGEMLLYSGHEEENAPQTQIVALMLSKVARNALVRRESHGSRIIKASFKTKKEGITMNIIQCYAPTNDSNDDIKDQFYKPLQSIIEKCPRDDLTILMGDLNAKLRIDNTGYEDIMGRHGLGERNENGEGFANLCAFNKLVIGGTIFPHKRIHKAT from the coding sequence ATGACGCTTAatagtgaaagccgagttccttcggaagccatgaggccgatgccccttctaacaaccaaagcaacaatttttataggtacatggaacgtccgaacaatgtgggagaccgggaagaccagtcaaatatcaatggaaatgaggagatacaacttggcagtactgggaatcagcgaaacccactggacccaagctgaacaacaaaggctaaatacgggagagatgctgctatactccggtcacgaagaggaaaatgctccgcaGACTCAGatagttgctctaatgctgtccaaagtagcacgaaatgcacttgtacgaagggaatctcacggatccagaatcatcaaagcatcattcaaaacaaagaaggaggggatcacaatgaatattatccaatgttatgcacccacaaatgatagcaacgacgacattaaagatcaattctacaagccgctgcagtcaatcatagagaaatgcccaagagacgacctcaccattctgatgggagatctaaacgccaaactcagaatagacaacaccggatatgaagatattatgggacgacatggactgggagagagaaacgaaaatggagaaggatttgcaaatctatgtgcattcaacaaattggtcataggaggcacaatatttccacacaaacgtatacacaaagctacatag
- a CDS encoding hypothetical protein (EggNog:ENOG41KOG0841~COG:T): MCDDSWINESNIKDRDSLITLAKIQEQAERFNDMACAMKKVVETSKTLNNEERNLFSVAYKNVIGCCRSAWRVVSNIEQRLDDQKKKQAGEYRKTIEKELQAVCQEVLDLLHESLLKSENTAEGIVFYKKMEGDYYRYLAEVLTDDKRADVVKHSREAYQAATEKANSDLPPTHPIRLGLALNFSVFYYEIENNPEKACSIAQTAFNESIGQLDQPESGSFKDSTLVMQLLRDNLTCLLPRVQIDKKC, encoded by the exons ATGTGTGATGACTCTTGGATTAATGAATCTAATATCAAGGATAGAGATTCTCTGATTACGTTGGCTAAGATTCAGGAGCAAGCTGAGCGATTTAATGATATGGCGTGTGCTATGAAGAAAGTTGTCGAGACATCAAAAACACTGAATAATGAGGAGCGAAACTTGTTTTCAGTGGCTTATAAAAATGTAATTGGATGTTGTAGATCAGCTTGGCGTGTTGTTTCAAACATTGAACAGCGATTGGATGACCAGAAGAAAAAACAAGCGGGAGAATACCGTAAAACTATTGAGAAGGAATTACAAGCTGTCTGCCAGGAAGTCTTA GATTTATTACACGAGTCACTACTCAAAAGTGAAAATACAGCTGAAGGAATCGTGTTTTATAAGAAAATGGAAGGTGATTATTACAGGTATTTAGCTGAGGTTCTAACTGACGACAAACGTGCTGATGTTGTAAAACACTCAAGGGAAGCTTATCAGGCAGCAACGGAGAAGGCAAATAGTGACCTACCTCCAACTCATCCAATCCGTCTGGGCTTAGCTCTAAACTTCTCTGTGTTTTATTATGAAATCGAAAACAACCCCGAAAAAGCATGCTCAATTGCTCAGACTGCATTTAATGAATCAATCGGACAGTTGGACCAACCTGAAAGTGGTTCCTTCAAAGATAGTACACTTGTAATGCAACTTCTTCGTGATAACTTAACT TGTTTACTTCCTCGGGTTCAAATCGATAAAAAATGTTGA
- a CDS encoding hypothetical protein (EggNog:ENOG41KOG0841~COG:T): MCDDSWINESNIKDRDSLITLAKIQEQAERFNDMACAMKKVVETSKTLNNEERNLFSVAYKNVIGCCRSAWRVVSNIEQRLDDQKKKQAGEYRKTIEKELQAVCQEVLDLLHESLLKSENTAEGIVFYKKMEGDYYRYLAEVLTDDKRADVVKHSREAYQAATEKANSDLPPTHPIRLGLALNFSVFYYEIENNPEKACSIAQTAFNESIGQLDQPESGSFKDSTLVMQLLRDNLTLWTSEREAAQ; this comes from the exons ATGTGTGATGACTCTTGGATTAATGAATCTAATATCAAGGATAGAGATTCTCTGATTACGTTGGCTAAGATTCAGGAGCAAGCTGAGCGATTTAATGATATGGCGTGTGCTATGAAGAAAGTTGTCGAGACATCAAAAACACTGAATAATGAGGAGCGAAACTTGTTTTCAGTGGCTTATAAAAATGTAATTGGATGTTGTAGATCAGCTTGGCGTGTTGTTTCAAACATTGAACAGCGATTGGATGACCAGAAGAAAAAACAAGCGGGAGAATACCGTAAAACTATTGAGAAGGAATTACAAGCTGTCTGCCAGGAAGTCTTA GATTTATTACACGAGTCACTACTCAAAAGTGAAAATACAGCTGAAGGAATCGTGTTTTATAAGAAAATGGAAGGTGATTATTACAGGTATTTAGCTGAGGTTCTAACTGACGACAAACGTGCTGATGTTGTAAAACACTCAAGGGAAGCTTATCAGGCAGCAACGGAGAAGGCAAATAGTGACCTACCTCCAACTCATCCAATCCGTCTGGGCTTAGCTCTAAACTTCTCTGTGTTTTATTATGAAATCGAAAACAACCCCGAAAAAGCATGCTCAATTGCTCAGACTGCATTTAATGAATCAATCGGACAGTTGGACCAACCTGAAAGTGGTTCCTTCAAAGATAGTACACTTGTAATGCAACTTCTTCGTGATAACTTAACT TTATGGACTTCTGAACGTGAAGCTGCTCAGTAA